One segment of Alnus glutinosa chromosome 2, dhAlnGlut1.1, whole genome shotgun sequence DNA contains the following:
- the LOC133860098 gene encoding uncharacterized protein LOC133860098, giving the protein MAGLGYEIFASSALVSLGFYHLISTTRNYLKSPQSYSAKPFHPLTLASSSHFLKHLELYLLILCLLIAFAHQLLVSFDPDPLLKGHTPVHRLTSLQSAAVFFLFLLLSLSLLLSDSHSALLPLPSDLLFALASGLFFLQYSVSSSAASVQTSDLQARCDSISARVSALAALLCLLLACRPKLFVADVCLGAAMCLQGLWVLQTGLSLYVDAFIPEGCHRLLDVVSGVEGSTKCELEDSKLRAVAILDLVFLVHVMFVLLIVVVTYAAVAKTLGIRRSLGSYQALPTTASLADNNNNHIQMKALTGTQA; this is encoded by the coding sequence ATGGCAGGCCTTGGGTACGAGATATTCGCGTCGTCGGCGTTGGTGTCGCTGGGGTTCTACCACCTCATCAGCACCACCCGCAACTACCTGAAATCCCCACAGTCCTACTCCGCAAAACCCTTCCATCCCTTGACGCTCGCCTCGTCCTCGCATTTCCTCAAACACCTTGAGCTCTACCTGCTCATCCTCTGCCTCCTGATCGCCTTCGCCCACCAACTCCTCGTGTCCTTCGACCCCGACCCTCTCCTCAAGGGTCATACCCCCGTCCACCGCCTCACCTCTCTTCAGTCCGCCGCcgtcttcttccttttcctcctcctctccctctccctcctcctctccgACTCACACTCCGCCCTCCTCCCCCTCCCCTCTGATCTCCTCTTCGCCCTCGCCTCTGGTCTCTTCTTCCTCCAATACTCCGTCTCCTCCTCCGCCGCCTCCGTCCAGACCTCCGATCTCCAGGCTAGGTGCGACTCCATCTCTGCCCGCGTCTCCGCCCTCGCCGCCCTGCTCTGCCTCCTCCTCGCCTGCCGCCCCAAACTCTTCGTCGCCGATGTCTGCCTCGGCGCCGCCATGTGCTTGCAGGGGCTCTGGGTGCTCCAGACCGGCCTCTCCCTCTACGTGGACGCCTTCATCCCCGAGGGCTGTCACCGGCTGCTGGACGTGGTGAGCGGCGTGGAGGGCTCCACCAAGTGCGAGCTCGAGGATTCCAAGTTGAGGGCCGTGGCGATTTTGGATCTGGTCTTCCTGGTTCACGTCATGTTCGTGCTGCTCATCGTCGTGGTCACCTACGCTGCTGTGGCCAAGACCCTTGGCATCCGGAGATCGCTTGGGTCGTACCAGGCCTTGCCCACCACCGCCTCTCTGGCGGATAACAACAACAATCATATTCAGATGAAAGCTTTGACTGGCACCCAGGCTTGA
- the LOC133860100 gene encoding syntaxin-22-like, which produces MSFQDLQSGGKPSSAGVDVRSQSPSQAVAAGIFQIKTAVAAFRRLVDAIGTAKDTPDQRQKLHNTRQRILQLVKDTSAKLKILSDSDRDTSVIPSKKVEDAKLARDFQTTLQEFQKVQQLASERESTYSPAAAAPSSSLSTASASGEGLALTGDQDNQPFLLDQKRQELLLLDNELSFNEAMIEEREQGIREVQEQIGQANEIFKDLAVLVHEQGVVIDDIQSNVGGSSAATTQARVQLAKASKSAKSKSSWCWWVIVIVVIALVIFLLVLIV; this is translated from the exons ATGAGCTTCCAGGATCTGCAGAGTGGCGGCAAGCCATCATCAGCGGGTGTGGATGTTCGATCGCAGAGCCCATCGCAGGCCGTGGCCGCCGGCATTTTTCAGATCAAAACTGCCGTCGCTGCTTTCCGTCGACTCGTCGATGCCATCGGAACCGCCAAGGACACTCCCGATCAGCGACAGAAGCT CCATAACACGAGGCAGCGGATACTGCAATTGGTCAAAGATACTTCTGCCAAGCTCAAGATCCTGAGCGATTCCGATCGGGACACCTCTGTCATT CCCAGTAAGAAGGTAGAAGATGCCAAGCTTGCCAGAGATTTTCAAACTACGCTGCAAGAATTCCAGAAAGTTCAACAGCTTGCCTCCGAGCGCGAGTCTACTTACTCCCCTGCTGCTGCtgctccatcttcttctttgtcAACAGC CTCTGCCTCCGGCGAAGGATTGGCACTCACCGGGGATCAGGACAACCAACCTTTTCTCTTGGACCAGAAGAG GCAGGAGTTGCTTCTATTGGATAATGAACTTTCCTTCAATGAGGCCATGATTGAGGAAAGGGAACAGGGTATTAGAGAAGTACAAGAGCAAATTGGACAAGCAAATGAAATATTCAAGGACCTTGCTGTTCTTGTTCATGAGCAGGGAGTGGTTATTG ACGACATTCAATCCAACGTTGGTGGTTCCTCTGCTGCAACAACTCAAGCTCGAGTTCAGCTAGCTAAGGCTTCAAAAAGTGCAAAATCCAAGTCCTCATGG TGTTGGTGGGTGATTGTAATAGTTGTGATAGCGCTGGTCATCTTTCTGCTCGTCCTTATCGTGTAG
- the LOC133860627 gene encoding probable trehalose-phosphate phosphatase J, with the protein MGQVYSQPPQRTLNPKPIFKREFDDKEDASVVTYSEWLTKHPSALHTFEQMMKIAEGKQIVVFLDYDGTLSPIINDPEKAFMTEEMRSAVDEAAKCFPTAIVTGRSRDKAVEFVKLKDLCYAGSHGMHISIPSGFLKYKEPQDQTLIADEQGFINFYAAKKFLDKLQKIKEKLQENTKGIKGAMIEDNKFCISVHFRCVDEENVDNVKKIVDSVIKSYPEFRTGGAKKVVEIRPNIDWNKGDALGYLLNTFGLDTQNDYVLPLYIGDDATDEDAFKFIKKLGRGFPIVVSSKPKRTDASFSLRDTTEVMDFLTKLTGWRRSSSSD; encoded by the exons ATGGGTCAAGTATATTCGCAGCCTCCTCAACGGACTTTGAACCCAAAACCCATCTTTAAAAGAGAATTCGACGACAAAGAAGATGCAAGTGTGGTTACATATAGTGAATGGCTG ACAAAACATCCATCTGCGTTACACACTTTTGAACAAATGATGAAGATAGCTGAGGGAAAACAAATAGTTGTATTTTTGGATTATGATGGAACTCTCTCGCCAATTATCAATGATCCTGAGAAGGCCTTCATGACTGAAGAG ATGCGGTCAGCAGTAGATGAAGCTGCTAAATGTTTCCCTACTGCAATTGTCACCGGAAGGTCCAGGGATAAG GCTGTTGAATTTGTAAAACTAAAGGATCTCTGCTATGCTGGAAGTCATGGGATGCATATATCAATCCCATCAGGATTCTTAAAATACAAAGAGCCTCAGGATCAAACTCTCATTGCTGATGAACAG GGTTTTATCAACTTCTACGCTGCCAAGAAATTCTTGGATAAGCTACAGAAG ATAAAGGAGAAACTACAAGAAAATACCAAAGGCATAAAAGGTGCCATGATTGAGGACAACAAGTTCTGCATCTCCGTACACTTCCGATGTGTAGATGAGGAG AATGTTGACAATGTTAAGAAGATAGTAGACTCTGTCATCAAATCTTATCCGGAGTTTCGCACGGGAGGGGCTAAAAAG GTAGTGGAAATACGCCCAAATATTGATTGGAACAAAGGCGATGCTTTGGGCTATTTACTAAACACTTTTGGGCTTGATACCCAAAATGACTATGTCCTCCCACTATATATAGGAGATGACGCAACGGATGAGGATGCCTTTAAG TTTATAAAGAAACTTGGGAGGGGCTTTCCTATCGTCGTCTCTTCCAAGCCAAAAAGGACGGATGCTTCATTCTCCTTGCGTGATACAACGGAGGTCATGGATTTTTTGACAAAGCTTACGGGGTGGAGAAGAAGCTCTTCTTCGGACTAA